GAAGTAtgtaaaatgacaaaaaaaaactacaatTAAAACCAAATTATGAAACCAACATAAACAAATGGATCGCACACAACACATGATAGAAAATTACCTAACAGATGACTGCGATTCATTCCAACCATTGCCTCAATTTCAGGGAATGAAACGAAACTAAAAGGATTAAAATAAATGTATCACTAGGAAGAAGTGAAACACATGTCTTCATGTAAAAACTCAGTTTATATTTGTGCCCCGTTGTCTTCACCAGTTTGTTATTTCCTtgaacaataaaatttttcatcgAGTATATTCCATTCTCACGTATCAAGGTCTTGAACACCACGATATTTGCTTTTGGGATTGAACAATGTATCCGATCACCCTAAAAACAGGAAAAATTACTAACAAGACAACTAATACCAACCAACTTTATAACCACAATGCCAAGAAATTACAATCAGCACAGAAATAAAATACCTGTTCATCCTGCAACACCATCTCTAAGCTATAAACATCGGCAGTATTGGATTGGCTACATAACTCGTATAAACGGACAACACCAACCACTAAATTCCAAGCTAACTTTGTTGGATTGATATCTGCAATACGATCAACAATTTAATTCATGCTACTCCTTGGTTGACTCAACGACATTTAGGATTTAAAAACCTAGAAGCCTCCGTTTTCAAACCgcttatgtgagtagaagataTACACTATTTTAAAATGGTGAGGTCATTGCATAAACGACATGCTCCATTTATAACCTTGAGCTCATTTTGAAAACCACGAATGCACGGCAAAAGGAAAGCATCATTTACACCTTATTATCCAATCTtaccaaaaagattgaaattcgaaaattttttaaagatccTCGCTCAAAATTGCTGAAACTTCTTCCCTTAATCCTATTAACCAAAGATTAGAACAATTACCTGGGAGATAATTACTTGGCCATCCTATGTTTATACCACGAAACCAATCACAAAGCAACATTTGAACTTGAAATAGTAATTTAAGGATTACTGAAACCAGCTCTGTATTCGATTCAGTAGATAAAAAGGGACTTTACAACAATTCAAAATATTGCAAGAGAAAGTTTGAGAAATAGGTAGTTCCCTCACGTTTTTAGCTTCAAATGggttaaaagaaagataaaaaagggCAGAGGTTGTAAATAACAATGGTTATAGTGGATGTAGTTTTACTTTTTTGCTAGTCATCTCTATAATTATAAATTGATAGATAAATATCATTTCTTTATTGTACTACTTTGAAACACATTCTCAagatatctttttatcaaataatataatagttCAATATGcaaaatattatcattattgttTATACTATACTAAACAATTAATAACCTTTGAttacttaattattatttaataatattgataacattaatattaatattaccaATTTATAAATGCCTTCACAAAATCTAAAACTCTAATGGCGATAGAAATACCTAAAAGTGAAAAGAGCGATAATTAGTTAAGGTTGTATGTAGAGGTAAAATgttatgcaaataaataaattaagtgtTAATTTACAACTAAACTCGGACAAACAACTAACAACTAATAAAATTTGGAAGAAAAAAATGTCAGAATTGTTTCATAATTGAATGTTAAgattttaaatacatatgtatataatataccTATTTGGtttatcacaaaaaaaattattatattattgtaaataaatttagttattaGCCTATGgtaagttttattattttgctatgacaaatttaataattctaAAGATTACttatttagtttaaaattttgttaattaatatgCATAAATATACACagatacataataaataatttaatgagTGATTTTTAATGTAGATCATCAACTAATATtgtatagaattatttaaagaaataaaaaccttaactaagaaaataattatactagttgtatactaaaattaactattgAGATATACCATttatgttagaatataaaatatacattaagaatgaactaaataatatatgtatttatatataaataatacacAGTGCTTGATTTTGGTGTTAATATAGGCTccacttttctaatataaaaagtTTATTAGTGTTTTGAATGGGAATTGGAGTTTTTGGTGTATTTACATGTTGGTGGACATGTCAGATGAGCAACCTCACCATGTGGAGGGTGTGTTGCTGACGTGTCAATGTCTGATTCGAGGGCAGCTTCAACAAGTGGGGGATGTGTTCCTGACGTGTCGCTCTATGATTCGGTGGCAATGCAACACGTGGTGTGCGTGTTGAGTGCTCTCCTTATATAAGGCCAAGCTCAATACCATTTCATTGTGAAGAGAAGAGTTGTTTGAGTGTGTTTCTGGTATGATGGAGGGTACCGCAAACTTGGTAGTGTATCGCAACAGTGAGATTATACGGAATACTCATGAGGGAGTGAGGTTTGTGTGTCAGAATCCATTTTTATTTGTGGTTCCATGCACCATGACGTTCATGGAGCTTCAAAACGCTCTATGTCAAAGCATGGAGAACGGTATGTTGAGGAGAGTGAGTAGTATTATGTACCGAAATTtcgttataatttttttgtgatctAATACAGTTTGATATTATGCCGATCATTGACGAAGAGAGTATGCAGGATATGTTTCATATTCATCGGTAGACTCAGGTGCGACAGCAAAGATcaagttgtatgttgagttTAAAAATCTAGAGGTAGATAGGATTTAAAAAGATTCAGATATAGAGGATGATAGAGCTAAAGTTTATGAAGGAATGAATAGTAACAGGGAATAGGACTTCGAAGCTACATATGAACCTGGCCACAAAGATGAGGATGGTGATGTGGGAGTTGAGGTAGCAGTGGAGAATGTAGTGGTTCCTTCCGCAGTTAGTCAACCGATGGACGTTCCACCTTTTATGCGTAACTTGGATCTTGACGTCATGCATgcaccaaaatttttgaaacatgCAAATATAGGTATGTGATGAGTGAATAAtatgtttttcttaatttatattttggatgGATCAATGAATGATTATTTCTGCTTTCTATAGGTGTTGCTGGTCCTAAGGATGGAGAGTTCAGGATTGGAATGGAATATAGTTCTAGAAAGTCGATCGTCGCAACAATTTAAAGTTACACTATCTCTAGAGGAGTCGAGTACAATGTGTATGAATCTGAGCCACAAACGTTCCATGAAAAATGCAAGACGTATGGGCATGGGTGCGACTGGCTTATTCGAGCTAGCTTGATATGAAAAAAGGTTGTTGGGAGATACACAGATACAACGGTAGGCACACGTGTACCATGGGAACAATTTCATAGGATCATTTCAAGTTGAACTCGGATATAGCTGCTGAGGCTATAAGGTGATTGGTTGAGACCGACCCATCCATCAAGGTGAAATGTATAATTGCGGAAGTCCAGTCAAGGTTTAACTACACTATTAGTTACTGAaaggcttggttggcaaagcagaagTCCATAGCCAAAATTTTCTGTGGTTGGAAAGATTCTGATCAAGCTTTTCCATGGTGGTTCTCAGTCACGGTTCAGAAGATGCCTGGCTTAATTGTCCAAATAGAAACACGACCCTTGTATAACGACAGTGAGGAAGTAAATGGTATCAGGATACTTCACCACATATTTTGGAGTTTCAACCCATGCATTAGGGCATTCAATCATTGCAAGCCTCTGGTTCAGGTTGACATCACACACTTttacgaaaaataaaaaggtgCACTTTTGGTTGTTGTTGCACAAGATGGTAACCAGAATATTGTGTTTATCGCTTTTGCCCTCATGGAGGAGAAGACTGCGAATGCATCGCACTTTTTTCTTAGTAATTTATGACGGTATGTTGTCAGAAGCGATGGTGTGGGTATATTCTCAAACCGACATGAGTCAATCCGGGAAGCAGTAAATCATTTCGAAAGTGATTGGCAACTTCTAAGAGCAtggtggattttttttattaggcaCATCAGTAACAACTTCTTAAGGGCATTCAAAGTTCCTCACTTGTAATAACTAGTTGTCAACATTGGGTATTCAAGGACGGTGGAGGAGTACAACATCAACTATAAGAGGTTGCAAGAGCGAGGTGAGGCATATGCTCGGTGGTGCAATGCCATTGGACTTAGAAACTAGGTATTGGCATTTGACAAGAGACATCAATGGGGCCACATGACGACAAACCTTGTCGAGTGCATTAATTCAGTACTAAAAGGTGCCCGAAACCTCCTCATGTTGACGCTTGTCCAAGCAATATATTATCAATTAAACGAGCTATTTACACGGAAGAGTGCCGAGGCTTACGATCACAAGCGGGCTGGATTTACTTTCTCTGCTTTTGCATAACAGCGGATAAAAGCAAATATGCAACGTGCTGGAAATATAGTTGTGCATCGGTTTGATAGGTGAAATGAGGTGTTTGAAGTGCGTGAAATGCCTAACGAAAAAGCGTTGGCAGTTGATATTGCGATGCGAACGTGTGACTATGGGCACTTTCAAGTGGAACGACTACCATCTCGACATGTTATTACTTGCTATGCCAATCAGCGCTTCAACTGTCAGTTGTATGTCAATGATGTGTATAAGATGACAAAGGTTCGTAAGGTCTATAGATTTGAGTTTGTACCATTAGGCAATCTAGAGACATGGCCTGCTTATCCATGACCGACATTAGTCGCTATCCCCGCCTTGCAACGAACATCGAAAGGTCGCCCCAAATTGACCCAATACCTCAATGAAATGGATTCACGAGAAATGCGTGGTCTTCGGATATGCCGTCTCTGTGGTAGATAGGGTCATAGTCGGGGTCAATGTCTTTAGTGTGCCGAACCGAGTGGAGTTGGTGATGATACTAGACCGAGTGGAGTTAGTGATGATGTTGGACCCTAGATCATTGTTGGTCATTGTGTTGTATTTTTAGGGAATTTTATCAGTTAATGTTTTTGAGGTTTGTTGTGTTcatatttttaagttaattttatcaGTTAATGTATGTGTGCGTCGTCATGTTTGTATTATTAAGTTATATGTTAACTTCTGTGAGTTATTACAATTGACAATTTATGAgatgataattttaaatttcatacatTTACAAaggttaattaaaaattatattaacttAATTCCGAATTCATAATTTAAAGTTTGATAAGGTAAACTTACaaaagattaattaaaaattaaacttaattacTAAACCCATACTTCTTTCGAATCATCCAATCAAGTCCCTTCCCCATCATGCCCTGACCAAAATGTGACGGAGTAAACCTATCATATGGATTCTTTTCTGTTCGTAAGTTATACAGATGATCCTGAACTGACTCACCGACATCTGAGGTGGCCGACCCACCTGCCTTTGTCGGAGCAGATGCACTGGGATTGTACTCCTCAACAACCTCATGCTCAAAAGTGCTTGTCCCAGTATCTAGTAGATTGAGACGAGCAGAGTCGAAAATCATATGCAGAGCAATAAATTACTCTATCGAGAATCATACGACACCCACCCTAAAGTGCAACCAAAAGCAGACCTTTGTCGACCAGACTCTGCTGGTGTAGGGATAGTGCTGAAATCTACAAAATGATTGACACCAGTGTCAACCCACTATTGTATATGATGATCCCTATCCCCATCAACGAAAATCTGCGATGGGATCTGTGAAAAGCCGGCCCGTTGCTGTCCGGGCAGAATGTGTTGTGTGGGTTGAATGTGGTGGTTGGACTAACTTTGATGGCTAAGCTTGCCGTGATCGCTGGACTGGCTATGCTGATTGTGCTAACTGTATCGGCTGCGACAGCTCGGATCACTGGATTGGCCGATGTGACTATGCTATCTATGCTAACTGTGTCGGCTGTGATGACTGGGCTCGACGTGGTCACTGGATTGCCTGTGCTGACTGTGTTGAGTGTGTTGACCGTGGTCTAGTTACTGTAGGAGATAATATGCAAACGGTTCAAACATTCGATACTGAGGTGGTTCCTGAGGTATTGGTGGCTGAGGTGCTGGTGGATGAGGTGCTGGTGCTGACATGGATGTTGAGGAACTTGCTCCGATAATCTCATCAGATGCCCATATGACCCCACATACCAATCACGTTACTCAGTCGACGGTCTAAAGTCCTAAGTCGGAAGGGGGTGCCCATCCCGCAACCGAGTGTTACAACGGATGCCCCATTCTGCTATCCACCCCGCATGTAAAAATCTCCAGTCATGAAGCTGTACTCCACGAAGAGTTATGCAATGTTATTCCAGTAGAATGAATCTTGCTACCTTTGGGGCGGGTTGTGCATACCCGAACTAATACATCACTTGGTTCGCAAGACGCCATTCAACATACTTGAACAACTATAACAGAGCAACGACGTTATACACCCCAAGGTGTCCATGTAGCTCGTCAAGTATGATCTCTCCTTCACAGCTGCCACACAAATTGCAACATATATTAGAAAATTAGAAGCCTAATATTAATGTTGGATATTAACacacataaagaaaaaatatttacctCTTTCATGTAGTCTATTTCTTGCCTAAATGTCGCCATGGTCTTCGATAACCACGCTACGGTTTGTTCGGAATGACTCCACCTGAAATATGTaacattgaaaaaattaaaaaaatgtgccGTTAAACAAATATGCATCGTCAATAGAATACACAACTAAAATAGGAACTGTTACCTCCAAGCAACTGGTACGTCAGCCACTAGAAGGTACTGTCTTTGTTCGGGTGCAATATACGGCATTCGCTTCCATGtccaaacaaacaaaagattAAGAGGGCTGTCCATCTCCTTAGTATAATACTGTGATACACGGAATAGTACCCTGTAAAGATGCGCGAGGCATGCTGATCCCAAATTGTAAGTGTGGATCCAGTCAAAATCGCGGAACAACGGTAGATACTTCGCGTGGGCATATACCATCGACTTATCTGCGAATAGGGTCAAAcccaacaaacaaaaaatttggCATCTCACGTATCTCTAAATAAACTCTAAAGTATCCAATGCCTCTGTGTCTCTAATACGGCGAATCCATGCCAGCTTTATATGAGATTTGGAGGAACTACTCACAACGAGTTTGCAGCCGAAAATCGCGATGCTCTAGCTCTGCAAAAATTTACCACTTCTATCTATCCAGTCGCTCACAAGTTGTCCATCAATGGGTAGGCCAAATAATATATGAGCGACATCTTTCAATGTTACGGTAACCTCGCCCATCGGCAATACAAAAATGTGAGTCTCCTGCCTCCACTTTTCTACCAAAGCAGATAGCAAATAGTAAAATTCTCTGATCACCCCAATTCTAGAAACATGGTAGAATTTCATGCTCATAAAGTGTCTTCTACCATCGAGTTCCATGTCTCCGATGAATCCAATTTACGAACCATAAGATTCCTGTTAGGCtggtataataaaaatatatttatttattaaatatatctattaattttaaaaaataaattatttaattgtaCTACTTtacattaaataaatatatttattcattataacaaaaaattatttaataaaaaataaaataaaatataacaataatttgATTGTACTACtctacacaaataaaaaataaaataaaatatattatattatactatACTATTTACTTACtagtttaaataatataaatatggtcataaataaaagataaaataacatacaataatattattatccttCATTATTATCGTAACAAATATccgaacaatttttttttaattcatattatttattcattttcgtaaataaaaaatattcatcaatattaacatttaaattatttattaaatctataaaaaaatcacatcataacaaaaaattcaaaaaattaataggaCCTGTACATTTATCTTATTTCTTTgtttactaattaaaaaatataaaataaaataatatatactaaaacttatattattttttagatttaatatttacaaactcaattaaataacatagtaatattaaatacaaacaaaaataatatcattATCTCATATtaactcaaaaaaattaatattaattaaaattaaaaaattaaaaagattaagttaaaaaaattatcaacttATATAAATGGAATGatccaaataattaataatatgttCTTCAGATACAGTATAATTacttatcattttttattaatacaaactaataatttttttatgtataattactcttttttttaaacaCACTACtaactctcttcttcttcttcctcacttCAGTCTTCATCTCTCTCAACACGCTACCAGAGCATGAAATGGGGGATAGTTGAGCTCCATTTATAGAGTTTCAACCCTACGTTGCTGATTATCAGAGGAAGGGACTATCTGATCCCCTATATGTAGACCACCTCTAACGTTAACACGCCCATCCTGTGTTGCTGCAGCTTTTCGAAAATGCGCAAAAATCTTTGCAACACTTGCTGGATTCAGAGGCAACACACCCCTCTCGTATTGGCAAGATACTGCCACACCGCTAACGTCGCCAACTCACTATGTCTCCGCGTGTTGACATGGTGCTGCTTCGGCGCTGACAGAATCTATTCATCACGTTTCTCGCATGTTGAACCTGCACCTATAAACTGGCAAAACACCCCAATATCAATATTGAgcaaaaacacaataaaatttttcgtataaaaaataaattatagcatttttataaaagaaatagTGTTAAAAAGATGAGCACTGGAGTGTAATAGTATGATTATGTTTTTTAAGAGGTGCTCTCTGCCACTGCTTGTTTCCAAGATTAGACAATAGGGAAAAACTACTTTTCACAGAGATAGTTCCTTGCTCCATTATTTCATTTTCTAAGCATCAATATCCAAATACAGTATTAGTTCATGAAGTACACCTGCATGCTCTAGCTTAGATCAGATCTTCTTCAATTCTCTTCATcaccttctctctctttctttctttctttctttcttcccctCATCACACATCATCATCAAACTCAAGCTACCCATTTTTTTTCGTTATTAGTTTTAGTTATCTCTCCCTTTAATTTGAAGCCCTATTAAAAAGGTAatctctttactttctttttacattatcttttttttttcttaaaataatttattgtttcTCTCTCTATAGCAGGTTTTGGAGTGAAAAGGACAAGACAAAGggcataaaagagaaattaaagcatcatcatcatcagcatCACCATGGAAGGGAAGAACTATTATATGAAGAACAAGAACACTAGTAGTAGTACTACTCATATTAACAATAGCTTTGAGGAGCATTATTCATGGGAAACTTCTTCATCAACACGGCCAACAAGAAGCTATGCTTGTAGCTTTTGCAAGAGAGAGTTCAAATCTGCTCAAGCTTTGGGTGGACACATGAATGTTCATAGAAGGGACAGGGCAAGATTGAGATCTTCATGGATTTCTAATCACACTCCTAAACCTAATCTTAAccccaaccctaaccctaatcctACAACGACTCTtgtttcttcatcatcatctccTTTATCTAATGATCCTATCAATAATTGTTCACATATTTCTCCAATTTATAGCCCTAATTGTTGTCTcaatttatcttcttcttcttcttcaccctcCCCTAATTTAGCTTCCATCACAAGAAGTGAAGATAAAAAACCTAGACTCATCATATCTACTCCACAAGTTCTTCCTCTTGTGATGAATAGTCCTCAAAacatggtgatgatgatgagtaaGAAAAGCAAAAGTGGTGATTTTGTTGGTggggttgatgatgatgagaattaCAAGGATAATGTTTTCAAGCACAAGAATGAGCATAACAACATTACCTTGGAGTTGGGAATAGGATTGGTTAAGCACAAAGAGCAGAAGTTGGATTTGGAGCTTAGACTCTAGCTAGCTAGGTaccatttttaattattttgaagagAAAATTTTCGGAGATTTTcactataattatgtttattaatccTAATCTATTATTCAAGcactttttatattataattatattatgcaTTTCAAGGATCTTGTCACTCTGTTAGCTTTTATTatgatttatttgtatttatatatatatattggggGTTGATTCTTTTGGTCACCCTTGGAATTAATATGTATATGGTTGATCTGACTTTCATATAAGACCAATTTAATCTGCATTGGTGTGCTGGTTATGTAGTAAATTAATGTTAAAAGTTcataaatcacaaaaaaaataatgtccCTGATATATATCTttcaatattatatttttttaataaaagttgtATAAATTTTCATGATTTGGATTCAAATTTTgctcttaatttttcttcactCTTTATCATAGGAGATCTAATAGCAATTGGTAGATAAAAGTCCTTcttgatttgattgattataaatATTGAATATATGATTATATATTACTATACTGATGAATTTCGTCAGCTATACCCTCTTTAGGAAAAAAACAAAATGTGAgtcaatattatataaaattatttttcataatgtCCGTCTATTCTTTTGGGTATATGAAACCGTTTCTTAAGGCTCATGCTCTTTCTTAGAAACATACTTCCCGTAGTTTTAAGTTGTAGTTGCAACTATAATTATAATTGCAATATCTATTATCTATATTATATACAAAGAGAATATTAAAATAGTACTATATATAatgagtcaccaaaaaaaaaaatagaactatAAGGAGCTAATAATACTTAATAAgttattcactttttatttacaaatttgtGATATCAACACAAACTTACTTTATAACAACcaaaaaaagtatttatataaataaccacaattattattatattacagaaaataatatttatataaccAACCAACTATCATTCTCAGATGATTTCtcacattaaattattttaatcaattcATCTATTATTATATTGCAACTAACTATTTGGAGACAACATTTTACTAAAATTGTAATTAGTTCATAATCTTGACATAATTCTAATTAATCCATATAGTACTTCGCCATATATCatacataattaaaagattttaataatgacaataaaatttgaatacCCGTTATATTTGTGGGTGTGAAGGCTAAAGAAGACATACTATAAAGATGGagaattttgtgtatttttagttttttacatATGAGTggagtttaaaaaaaattaaagagctttcttttatttcattatttgaATGGTATACATAttctatattaaaatattataaattcaagtaaatttaaaaattttagaatcaccTTTAGGTTAATATTTAAACGGAAAATAAGAGCaacattatattatatatttttatataaaatatataagaatatatgtatataatataacaTTTACTGATGAATTTGTAAAATGTTAATGATTCTATAAAAAGgattgataataaaaatttaaattactttatttactaaaaaaagaatattcttgttttgtttcttatatttttccatGCATCCAATTAGTACTAAGTACAAGTagttttaaattctatttacaactgtaattataattacaatatctattatctattatatacaATGTAAAGATNNNNNNNNNNNNNNNNNNNNNNNNNNNNNNNNNNNNNNNNtatcaaaaaaatttaactaattaaagaattttaaattactttattttttttaaaaaagagcggaatattcttgttgtgattcttatatttttccatGAAATACGGGCTAAAATCCAATTAGTAACAAGTATAGGAGCATTTACAGATTGTAGGAGTATTTATACCTAATAATCTGAAAGAGTGACCAAACATGATCAAACTTGGATGAATTGCTAGACTCTAGTTTAATTTCAGCCATTTTCAAATAATCCCTAGCTAATGCTTTTCTActttaatttgaaacaaaaaggGGTTGCTCTCTTGTGTTGGATCACTTAATTGTGTGAAACAATTTTCCGTTCATTTCTAATGATTGTACATGTTACTACCAAGGAAATCTAGCAAATGAACTTTAACTTTAGGGTTCAACGACAGCAATATTGCTTGACAATATAATGGTTAAGCTCACCACGCACCTTATTCAGGGTTCAACAATAAGCTCATCAGTGAATTCACCTTAGGTGTGTGTGGttcaaagattaaattttattattaaataatttcattCCTAGGCATTATATTTCTAGGAATGAGATTACTTGAAATATATGATTTCTATATTTAGttgtaaaatttaatacattggAATATTATGTAATAATCCTAGGAATGACTAAATTTTTGTTTGGTTGAGTTTAAATATATTGATCATATTATGTAATATGTCAAAATTACCCTTAATCattcaaattataatattaatgactaaaaattaaatattttttaaatttactaaaatactcctaataacaaatatcttagttaaaattattattgattctaaatttttttaaatttactaaaattaattttttttaaatttattaaaatacccctaataacaaatatgtttagttaaaattattattgattttaattttttaaatttactaaaatatccctaataaaaaatatgtttagttaaattattattgactctaaattttttactaaaatacctctaataacaaatatgtttagttaaaattattattgactctaaatttttttaaatttattaaaatacccctaatatcaaatatctttagttaaattattattgattctaattttttaaatttactaaaatattcctaataacaaatatctttagttaaattattatcgACTCTAAATTTTATCTCTACTAATAAATTTACTATAATACCCTTAATAACAAatgtttaattaaaatcaattttatcataattaaattagtgaCTATGACAATGTAAAAGGAGCAGTATTCATCTCAGATGATCCTCAACTAACTGAATGGCAGCATCTCTTTTCTCCCAGCATTGTAATTACTTCCAAAGATGCAAAATCTGTGATCAATTATACACAAAGCAACAAAAATCCAAAATCCACCATCAATTTTCAACAAATATTTCTTGGAATCAAGCCATCACCAGTTGCTACACATTCTAGTTCAAGGGGAACTTTAACTAGTTTTTCATGGATCTTAAAACCTAATATAATGGCATCAGAAACTAGGATTTTAGCTACTTATATTCCTCACAAAACAA
This sequence is a window from Arachis duranensis cultivar V14167 chromosome 2, aradu.V14167.gnm2.J7QH, whole genome shotgun sequence. Protein-coding genes within it:
- the LOC127744900 gene encoding transcriptional regulator SUPERMAN-like, with product MEGKNYYMKNKNTSSSTTHINNSFEEHYSWETSSSTRPTRSYACSFCKREFKSAQALGGHMNVHRRDRARLRSSWISNHTPKPNLNPNPNPNPTTTLVSSSSSPLSNDPINNCSHISPIYSPNCCLNLSSSSSSPSPNLASITRSEDKKPRLIISTPQVLPLVMNSPQNMVMMMSKKSKSGDFVGGVDDDENYKDNVFKHKNEHNNITLELGIGLVKHKEQKLDLELRL
- the LOC107473545 gene encoding protein MAIN-LIKE 1-like; translation: MELDGRRHFMSMKFYHVSRIGVIREFYYLLSALVEKWRQETHIFVLPMGEVTVTLKDVAHILFGLPIDGQLVSDWIDRSDKSMVYAHAKYLPLFRDFDWIHTYNLGSACLAHLYRVLFRVSQYYTKEMDSPLNLLFVWTWKRMPYIAPEQRQYLLVADVPVAWRWSHSEQTVAWLSKTMATFRQEIDYMKEL